One Labrus mixtus chromosome 22, fLabMix1.1, whole genome shotgun sequence genomic window carries:
- the orc5 gene encoding origin recognition complex subunit 5: protein MTSLLRHQAYEEERLQRVAEKLPCRETQAGTLLSLMGQRQQYSYPSIFIYGHRASGKSHVMQVLLKELELPHATVSCVECVSVALLFEQVLLSFFGCDAASLLPRSPSLSDFVRIYRQQCSQSPAKQTRYIVMEKAELLRDTDANLLPALLRLQELVEDNVTIILLSEIVWDKFRPNTGCFEPLLLHFPDYSKGELQQILSQDRHPSYSAEFYSSYINILLGVFYSVCRDLRELRHLAALNFSKFCEPLADGKVKETDTHKLWRNIEPHLKKAMQTVYLREVSSLQWEQMQQTEEKETGAVRGLSAHTHVELPYYSKFLLIAAYLASYNPARTDKRFFLKHHGKIRKTNFLKKNEKTSNHLLGPKPFPLDRLLAIFYSVVDNRVAPTASIFSQISSLVTLQLLTQVSHDDQLDAPKYKCAVSMDFMCAISRTVSFDIVKYLYDFL, encoded by the exons ATGACATCACTTTTACGACATCAAGCGtatgaggaggagaggctgcagagggTCGCCGAGAAGCTGCCCTGCAGGGAGACCCAGGCTGGTACCCTGCTGTCGCTCATGGGACAG CGCCAGCAGTACAGCTACCCCTCCATCTTCATCTATGGACATCGCGCTTCAGGGAAGAGTCATGTAATGCAAGTTTTGCTGAAGGAACTTGAG cttCCTCACGCGACCGTCAGCTGTGTCGAATGTGTTTCTGTCGCGCTGCTGTTTGAACAAGTGCTGCTGTCCTTCTTCGGCTGCGATGCCGCCTCGCTGCTCCCCCGCAGTCCCTCCCTCTCCGACTTTGTGCGCATCTACAGACAGCAGTGCTCCCAGTCTCCCGCCAAGCAGACGCGATACATT gttatGGAAAAGGCCGAGCTTTTGAGAGACACCGATGCCAACCTCCTCCCCGCTCTCCTGCGCCTTCAGGAACTA GTCGAGGACAACGTCACCATCATCCTGCTGAGTGAAATCGTCTGGGACAAGTTCAGGCCCAACACAGGCTGTTTCGAGCCTCTTCTGCTCCATTTCCCCGACTACAGTAAAG GAGAGCTGCAGCAGATTTTGTCCCAGGACAGACATCCTTCATATTCAGCCGAGTTTTACTCCTCCTACATCAACATCTTGTTGGGAGTCTTTTACTCGGTCTGTCGGGACCTCAGAGAGCTCCGCCACCTG GCCGCCCTCAATTTTTCAAAGTTCTGTGAGCCGCTGGCAGACGGAAAGG TTAAAGAGACCGACACACACAAGCTGTGGAGGAACATTGAGCCTCATTTGAAGAAAGCCAtgcagactgtttacctgcgtGAAgtgtccag TCTTCAGTGGGAGCAGATGCAGCAAACGGAGGAAAAGGAGACTGGAGCTGTGAGAG GTTTATCGGCTCACACTCATGTCGAACTTCCTTATTACTCCAAGTTCCTGTTGATTGCAGCCTACCTCGCATCCTACAACCCCGCCCGCACAGACAAACGCTTCTTTCTGAAG CACCAcggcaaaataagaaaaacaaacttcttgaagaaaaatgaaaag ACTAGTAACCATCTCCTGGGACCAAAGCCCTTTCCTCTGGACCGCCTGCTCGCCATTTTCTACAGCGTGGTGGACAACAGAGTCGCCCCCACTGCCAGCATCTTCTCCCAG ATCTCCTCCCTGGTGACCTTACAGCTGTTGACTCAGGTCAGTCACGATGACCAGCTCGATGCCCCGAAGTACAAGTGTGCCGTGTCTATGGACTTCATGTGCGCCAtatccag GACGGTGAGTTTCGACATTGTAAAGTACCTGTATGACTTCCTGTGA
- the lhfpl3 gene encoding LHFPL tetraspan subfamily member 3 protein isoform X2: MMVPGAPSTTTTMLPASEAAKIYQTNYVRNSRAIGVLWAIFTILFAIVNVVCFIQPYWIGDGADTPQAGYFGLFHYCIGNGLSRDLTCQGSFTEFSTIPSGAFKAASFFIGMSTVLVLSCIGCFALFFFCSTGTVYKICGWMQLAAGTCLILGCMIYPDGWDSDEVKRMCGEQTDKYTLGACSVRWAYILAIMGIMDALILSFLAFVLGNRQDSLMSEELLGDSFCLFYLHRGRQ; encoded by the exons atgATGGTCCCCGGGGCCCCCAGCACGACCACCACCATGCTCCCAGCGTCGGAGGCTGCCAAGATCTACCAGACCAACTACGTTCGCAACTCCCGCGCCATCGGCGTCCTGTGGGCCATCTTCACCATCCTCTTCGCCATCGTCAACGTGGTGTGCTTCATCCAGCCGTACTGGATCGGGGACGGCGCGGACACTCCGCAGGCGGGCTACTTCGGTCTGTTCCACTACTGCATCGGCAACGGGCTGTCCCGGGACTTGACCTGCCAGGGGAGCTTCACCGAGTTCAGCACCATCCCCTCCGGTGCGTTCAAGGCCGCCTCCTTCTTCATCGGCATGTCCACGGTGCTGGTGCTCTCCTGCATCGGCTGCTTcgcgctcttcttcttctgcagcacCGGGACCGTTTACAAGATCTGTGGCTGGATGCAGCTGGCTGCAG GAACATGTCTGATCCTGGGCTGCATGATCTACCCGGACGGCTGGGACAGCGACGAGGTGAAGCGGATGTGTGGCGAGCAGACGGACAAGTACACGCTCGGGGCCTGCTCGGTGCGCTGGGCCTACATCCTCGCAATCATGGGAATCATGGACGCCCTCATCCTGTCCTTCCTCGCCTTCGTCCTGGGAAACCGCCAGGACAGCCTGATGTCCGAGGAGCTGCTGGGAGACA gtttctgcctcttttatCTTCACAGAGGCCGGCAATAA
- the lhfpl3 gene encoding LHFPL tetraspan subfamily member 3 protein isoform X1 has translation MMVPGAPSTTTTMLPASEAAKIYQTNYVRNSRAIGVLWAIFTILFAIVNVVCFIQPYWIGDGADTPQAGYFGLFHYCIGNGLSRDLTCQGSFTEFSTIPSGAFKAASFFIGMSTVLVLSCIGCFALFFFCSTGTVYKICGWMQLAAGTCLILGCMIYPDGWDSDEVKRMCGEQTDKYTLGACSVRWAYILAIMGIMDALILSFLAFVLGNRQDSLMSEELLGDSKRMMETCDTAGERSSLCLSGL, from the exons atgATGGTCCCCGGGGCCCCCAGCACGACCACCACCATGCTCCCAGCGTCGGAGGCTGCCAAGATCTACCAGACCAACTACGTTCGCAACTCCCGCGCCATCGGCGTCCTGTGGGCCATCTTCACCATCCTCTTCGCCATCGTCAACGTGGTGTGCTTCATCCAGCCGTACTGGATCGGGGACGGCGCGGACACTCCGCAGGCGGGCTACTTCGGTCTGTTCCACTACTGCATCGGCAACGGGCTGTCCCGGGACTTGACCTGCCAGGGGAGCTTCACCGAGTTCAGCACCATCCCCTCCGGTGCGTTCAAGGCCGCCTCCTTCTTCATCGGCATGTCCACGGTGCTGGTGCTCTCCTGCATCGGCTGCTTcgcgctcttcttcttctgcagcacCGGGACCGTTTACAAGATCTGTGGCTGGATGCAGCTGGCTGCAG GAACATGTCTGATCCTGGGCTGCATGATCTACCCGGACGGCTGGGACAGCGACGAGGTGAAGCGGATGTGTGGCGAGCAGACGGACAAGTACACGCTCGGGGCCTGCTCGGTGCGCTGGGCCTACATCCTCGCAATCATGGGAATCATGGACGCCCTCATCCTGTCCTTCCTCGCCTTCGTCCTGGGAAACCGCCAGGACAGCCTGATGTCCGAGGAGCTGCTGGGAGACAGTAAGAGGATGATGGAGACATGTGACACAGCAGG agagagatcatcgCTTTGCCTTAGCGGGTTATAA
- the lhfpl3 gene encoding LHFPL tetraspan subfamily member 3 protein isoform X3: MMVPGAPSTTTTMLPASEAAKIYQTNYVRNSRAIGVLWAIFTILFAIVNVVCFIQPYWIGDGADTPQAGYFGLFHYCIGNGLSRDLTCQGSFTEFSTIPSGAFKAASFFIGMSTVLVLSCIGCFALFFFCSTGTVYKICGWMQLAAGTCLILGCMIYPDGWDSDEVKRMCGEQTDKYTLGACSVRWAYILAIMGIMDALILSFLAFVLGNRQDSLMSEELLGDKAGNNAI; encoded by the exons atgATGGTCCCCGGGGCCCCCAGCACGACCACCACCATGCTCCCAGCGTCGGAGGCTGCCAAGATCTACCAGACCAACTACGTTCGCAACTCCCGCGCCATCGGCGTCCTGTGGGCCATCTTCACCATCCTCTTCGCCATCGTCAACGTGGTGTGCTTCATCCAGCCGTACTGGATCGGGGACGGCGCGGACACTCCGCAGGCGGGCTACTTCGGTCTGTTCCACTACTGCATCGGCAACGGGCTGTCCCGGGACTTGACCTGCCAGGGGAGCTTCACCGAGTTCAGCACCATCCCCTCCGGTGCGTTCAAGGCCGCCTCCTTCTTCATCGGCATGTCCACGGTGCTGGTGCTCTCCTGCATCGGCTGCTTcgcgctcttcttcttctgcagcacCGGGACCGTTTACAAGATCTGTGGCTGGATGCAGCTGGCTGCAG GAACATGTCTGATCCTGGGCTGCATGATCTACCCGGACGGCTGGGACAGCGACGAGGTGAAGCGGATGTGTGGCGAGCAGACGGACAAGTACACGCTCGGGGCCTGCTCGGTGCGCTGGGCCTACATCCTCGCAATCATGGGAATCATGGACGCCCTCATCCTGTCCTTCCTCGCCTTCGTCCTGGGAAACCGCCAGGACAGCCTGATGTCCGAGGAGCTGCTGGGAGACA AGGCCGGCAATAATGCCATATAA